DNA sequence from the Helicoverpa armigera isolate CAAS_96S chromosome 30, ASM3070526v1, whole genome shotgun sequence genome:
ggtaaaattttacagCTTTCTGTAAGACAACCTGCTGTAGTAAGTAAAATCCATATATCTtagctaaaattataaatgtgtaagtaactctggctgtctgtcttttcttcacgtctaaactatagaaccgatttgtgtgaaatttggtacagacatagtttggaattTGAGAAAGGACACAGGATAGTTTTTACTAtagaaaaatttgaaaaaaaaatccggactgttcaaaccaaaaatctgccggaagtcactatttcACGCGAACAAAGTCGCGGACAAAAgctagtacagtcaacttcagatctgtggtaacagttttataggaaaatcgtacttattactattgagttaaggtgcatgacagttaccactgatgtgcagtctaccgtacataaTAAAAGCCATATATCACCTTATAATGCTCAATAAGCTTAGTAACAGTGGGCGCGGCGAACACAGCGGGGTCGTGCGAGTCGAAGCTGAAGCGATGCTCGTAGTGCTCGATGCGCGCGTGCAGCGAGCGCCCGTACTTGCGGAACGACACCGAGAACAGGTGCTCCTCCTGCGCGCTGTCGCGGAGGAGGAACGTGCCTGGAGAGGAGACATGTGTTATATAGAGACATCCTCATCATCGTACTTGCGGAACGACACCGAGAACAGGTGCTCCTCCTGCGCGCTGTCGCGGAGGAGGAACGTGCCTGGAGAGGGGAGACATGTGTTATATAGAGACATCCTCATCATCGTACTTGCGGAACGACACCGAGAACAGGTGCTCCTCCTGCGCTGTCGCGGAGGAGGAACGTGCCTGGAGAGGGAGACATGTGTTATATAGAGACATCCTCATCATCGTACTTGCGGAACGACACCGAGAACAGGTGCTCCTCCTGCGCGGAGGAGGAACGTGCCTGGAGAGGGAGACATGTGTTATATAGAGACATCCTCATCATCGTACTTGCGGAACGACACCGAGAACAGGTGCTCCTCCTGCGCGCTGTCGCGGAGGAGGAACGTGCCTGGAGAGGGAGACATGTGTTATATAGAGACATCCTCATCATCGTACTTGCGGAACGACACCGAGAACAGGTGCTCCTCCTGCGCGCTGTCGCGGAGGAGGAACGTGCCTGGAGAGGGAGACATGTGTTATATAGAGACATCCTCATCATCGTACTTGCGGAACGACACCGAGAACAGGTGCTCCTCCTGCGCTGTCGCGGAGGAGGAACGTGCCTGGAGAGGGGAGACATGTGTTATATAGAGACATCCTCATCATCGTACTTGCGGAACGACACCGAGAACAGGTGCTCCTCCTGCGCGCTGTCGCGGAGGAGGAACGTGCCTGGAGAGGGGAGACATGTGTTATATAGAGACATCCTCATCATCGTACTTGCGGAACGACACCGAGAACAGGTGCTCCTCCTGCGCGCTGTCGCGGAGGAGGAACGTGCCTGGGAGGCAAAAATTTGAGGTTAAATAGAgtaataaatttacaaaaataggAAATCTTAAGCCGGGTATCCACTTAGGTTTGCCGTGGTACGCGAACGCGTCCGCTCCGCAAACCAAACATAATGGATACGTCGTGATCGCGGAGCGCGACTGGAGCACGATCGGAGCACGGCGGAGCGCTCTGGAAGCGGTTTTTTGAGCGAACTCAAAGGGGAGCGCAGTTTGTTCACTGATGTTGCAGCCTAAGTGTGTACACTGTACACGTTCACGTTCGCGGAGCACACAGTGTTCGAAAACCACGGCGAGCCTAAGTGGATACCCGGCTTTAGATAGCGTCAGCTCAACGAAACTTGGCACCCCAGGCCAAACATTGGAACGACGcccataaaaaattaaaaaacaacaaaaaaaaaacttggtacAGTGTAGGTGATTgcaattattattcataatgagAGTCCTCGGAATTCACTTAGCGCATAAAGTTGACGGAGAACACATGAGAAAgttaagagcccccgcagaccacagactttttattggccgatagtttggtcggactcttaatcagtacgcagatgtaagcaagtgGCGATTTGCTATCGGCCAataaacaagtttgatgggcttccctGGGCTTCCCGATTCAATTCAAACTGTTGGCAAACTATCGAacgaccgtataatcagtataagctccctaccacacgcgcacacatgacgattttttagtcggccgactaagccgatagttcagttcgctccgaTCTTTGATAGCGAATGGTCGGTCGcgcgtgttttgtaaaataGCGTCGCCCAATTCTCAGTCACTTATTTCGGAATCTTCGATCGTAACTTTGATCGAGGAAGTCGAAAAACGCCCTGCACTTtataagaaaaacttaaaagaatACTCTGACGTAAATGTGAAGAAAATTTTTCATTAATCCTTATCACTAAAGATAggatgcacccaatactctcgggctctcttttaaattttccttctccggtgtatgagagcaataataacatttctatgcaatgttttattaattttcattgcgGTGCGACCACTTTtttcaccagttggttagaaactagcaaatagtcggcagactgttggatagtttgcgcgctcatcaccgactaaactgtttagttggctcggtgtggGTACcagcaggccaacccgactaaactatcggccgataaaaagtctgtggtctgcgggggctctaaaaGCCCTGcttcattaggacgccaatggcgacgtcgccggctacgtatccaagcagttattgcattgtattgaaatgtatggaatctaagagccctgcctcattaggacgccaatggcgacgtcacCGGCTACgaatccaagcagttagtattgaaatgtatggaacctaactcacttggctacggtttggcaacgtcgccaaattggaggcgtggccacgagctacagttccctacgtggcttctggctaccgtggcagcttggcgacgtggccacagttgcCACTATAacgtacacggtaaagcgcacctccctcacacagtcgccaatgtggtcgccagttagcgtgcaatttcttcagcgacgacgtaaacaattgactgtcgagacgccatggccactcgacttggcgacatttggatgccagaagtagccagacccaagccgctggcgacgtcgccatggcgtcctagtCAGGCAGGGctctaactcacttggcgacggttaggcaacgtcgccaaattggaaaCGTGGCCatgagctacagttccctacgtggcttctggctactctGGCACACACTATAATGTACGCGGTAAAGTGCACCTCCCTCACTCGGTCGCTAATATGGTTGCCAGTCAGCGTGcaatttcttcagcgacgacgtaatggtcgctgcacacagcgggcggggcgcgacgggacgggacggcgacgcgacgctgagcagttgtaatgtactagatattacggaggccgccacacagagccgtcccgatcggcgcgacgcgacgcgacgatctagtacactgtgtcacgtcgccgtcccgtcccgtcgcgccccgcccgctgtgtgcagagaccataaACAATTGACTGTGGACTACTGtagagacgccatggccactcgacttggcgacctgCGGAtaccagaagtagccagacctgagccgctggcgacgtcgccatggcgtcctagtgaggcaGAGCTCTAGTGCGCGTGCGACGCGACGGCGACTGGCGCCTGGCGGCGATGGCATGCGTGGGGGCACTAGAATCCTAATGATTCACTAGAAGATTCCGCGAGTTGCGATGCGCGTCGCGCCGCACGTCTGTTGCGCGTACGTACGATTGATTGAACCATTGATCGATCCGCGTGCTCAGTGGTGATGCCGCTCGCATTGCTATGCTTCCCCCCAAATACGAGCGCCCTAGGCAGTTGCCTAGTTTGCCTATAAGGGCGGGCCGGccctgaatttttttttttttaaccacgtccaaaatcatcaaatgacccctcccactgtgggttagcagcggtgagggagtgtcagactcttactgactaaacaccgtcgtgttccgtcgtaggccttttatgtgccagggccgcggtatctctttcgaacaacccgcagccccggcagacatGCAGCACCGGCAGAGCCGGCCCTGATcttagatttaaaaaatggaCTACAATAAGACCCAattacaccatttaactatatcCGACTGTATACTTGCCGCCTATTGGTCAAATTGGCGAATTAACAACTGAAAATGCTTTGATTTGAAACTTTGGACAAGTTCTGGGCGATTTGACTTTAGCCAAGTTTTAAGTacaatatctttaaaataactCCAAATAATAAAGTTCAATTTAACTTGACAGTGATATCAAAATACATAACCTAAAACACatattgttaaataatgttttgtataataaaacacTTTCACATAATCCCACAGCCCTAGACttctaagggtgcgtccacatctggcgaatgtcgaatgtgcagctcgcgagccgtttGCGAGCTGCGCGCGAGCTGCGCACGTGCATTATTGTTCGCGCTAGTTATTCAATAATTCATAACTTACCAGCTCAGTTCGTTTCTGATTACTGGAggctgttactgttactgttacagcctttttttatcgtcccactgctgggctgcggcctcctctcacacggagaaggattgagcattaatcaccacgcttgctcaatgcgggttggtgatttcagactttatagtccaggtttcctcaagatgttttccttcacctttttatcagccactggtgtccaagatactGGAGGCTAAGCTCTAAAAAACTAACCATCTGTCGTAGATTTTCATATAATTATGgtgacaatttaaaaaaaattgcataagGTCCACTTAATTGATGGCTTTTCCGCTACTATATTCTGTTTTCTTTTGAAAACAGGATTTTGCCACCAAGGCCGTTGTctcttttttttcctttttatctataatataaaaatgaatcgcaaaatgtgttggtaagcgcataactcaacaacgcctggaccaatttggctaattctttttttgttgtgtttgctattgtcaggagaaggtacttatgaaaaaaaaatagggtaaagtagagaagtcagttgatgggagcgaagccgcggtcAAAAGCTAGTCGGTAATATAATAGCTAATGATGcagtatttatattaaaaacactagTGTCGTCTGACATCTccgatagtactgagccagtaaacggaactgtaagggcCAGAACTGAGTGCGCgttctatacgagccttgcatgAGTTGCGCTAAAAAGCGCACcaaactattgcagtgactgcacgcgaaGCACTGCAAAGCACGCAGGCAGCTCGCAATAGACTCGCGTGCTGCACATTtgcggcacattcgccagatgtggacgcactcTTATAGTGCACAACCATTTacgcaaacacaggtgcactcactattccttcactgtcaAGGGGCAATGgaacgacaatccgacaccaccggagagagatcacatcAAATTGACATATCTCTATATGCTTTCTCTCgaaataaacttattatttcTACTAAATCTTGTGTTATTCTGACTCTAGTATTATGGTGGTGGTCCATAACTTACTAGACACAGCTTAACCTATTGTAATAGACATACCTTCAGGCTTATTGTCGAGCAGTCTCTCTGCCTCGTAGCGATCCATCTTGCCCCAGTAGAACGAACATGCTGTGATCTCCTTCAGATCTGGCACCAGACAGTGGATGTAGTCAACCTAGAAGTAAGTATATAAGTTAGAGTTCagtttttcaagtaaataaggTCAGTTTtaagctaagcgtccacttgtcggtatcgtacgcaacggacgtatcgcacgcaacggacgtatcgcacgcaacggacgtatcgcacgcaacggatcgtagtattatttatatagaaactcatAGTCGATGTGCGATGCGTACGATGCGGACATGTGGACGCACTTGtttgagtttctatataaataatactacgatccgttgcgtgcgatacgtccgttgcgtacgataccgacaagtggacgcttagctttaTATGGCAAAACTGAAAGGTTTCTGCAGAAGTAAATATAGTCAatgcttatttttaatatcatattaataataatataatactgtttatttattatctaaaagTGGAATCGAGGTTAAGTAACAGcccggggctgcgagattgttcgcgCTCATTACCGCGGCCTTGATACatacgcggcctacgacggaacacgacggtgtttagtcagtaagagtctgacactccctcaccgctgctaacccacagcgggagggggcatttgatAGGAAAgagttaggcagatgatggtacATGTATTACCTGTGTGTGCACTTTGGTGGGCGGCGCGTGTGACAGCGGCGGCGCTCGCAGGAGCAGGGCGCGGAGCTCTCCACCACATACCACCTGCAACaatagtacataatattataataaaacaatacacatatttatctacactaatattatactGAAACTAGTACGATTTGAACAATCCAGTGGTATGTTCTTCTTCTTTGATTTATAGGCaatcaaaaaagaaaataggcATTTTTATCCAGGGGATGGAAGTACTGCTAATGGGTAACAATTTTTGTAGATCTAATTAATTTACAAGAAGTTGGTAACGAAATATAGTCATAGTTTTTACTGGTTATCTACATGAGAACAATTTCTTAAAACTATGCAATTAACTGCTTTaacattttttacaaaacttgTGCGAGGTCTAtcctagtaatattataacacGAAAGACGAAACTTAAAAGTAATATAGCTTacttatcaaaataacatactaGTCTAATTTAATCCAAGTCCATAGAACAGTTTCCTACTATTGGAAGTTAGTCAACAATAAAGTAATATTACCTGGAAATGTGGATGCAGCCGTATGGCATCGTTAGTTTGTGTGAGCTCTGTCCGTCTGCCCTCCTGAGAGCTCTCGCCCTCCGcactgaaacaataaaattaatgttacagATAAATCGAATAGGCCTTTAAATAAACGACATTCCTTAAATATACATGTAATTCCATTCattgacaaaaataacaaaaaaaaaattatagttaaattatatatttatttatttttggtttaataAAAATCGTCAGGAAAATTATCTTgttatagcaaaataaatatagaattatCGCCCTTACAAGGATCTGTGTACATTAAGAAATAGATATAGTAAATCAGGATTGTCATCATAAGCTAGTGGTCTATTATCTAGGTGCTGAAAATTGTATGaatattcttagaaataataataaaataaacaatactaacGTTCTGGGCGCGACGGACAGCACATATACTTCAGCGGTGGGCTCCCCGCTCTCTCTGCCCGTGTCAccatctgaaaaaaataaattgcaatatttaGTATTCATTCTCAACACAGTAATATTATACAGGAGGAAGGTTTGTGTGAGTATCTATTACTTCCTTTTTCGGGCGCTAATGATTGACtggtttatttatgaaacttggCAACACATAAGATTGGAAGAAGAATGGAAGAAACACACAAGAAGAATGGCTTAAAGGACCCTTTTTTGTAgaagtagttccttcaggaAACAGGTGaaactgaaacctctagcggaATTTCAGGAGCCACAGATCCAATTTTAATGTTAGGTATGCAGAGTCTGACAAAAGACatagaatactttttatccatgtgcaggaGGTAAATGCCACGGTTCACGGATGATGCCGATTATCAGAAGATAATTACATTATAAACAACATTAATCCTCACATGGatgtataaaaatgtgtaatatcTGACCTGTGTTTATGACAATCGCGTCTAACTCCCTCCTGAGATCTCTCGCGCCGAGTGTCAGCACTGCGGCCAGtctgtaaaataaacataatatacaattaattaaacaattgtaTATGT
Encoded proteins:
- the LOC110380871 gene encoding suppressor of cytokine signaling 5, whose amino-acid sequence is MGQQTSRKSGECTCGCGAWERRRYAESPSSVHRYVSAVTDRWSGRECACRRRRWRRPACVCTAYRRVSDDRLAAVLTLGARDLRRELDAIVINTDGDTGRESGEPTAEVYVLSVAPRTAEGESSQEGRRTELTQTNDAIRLHPHFQVVCGGELRALLLRAPPLSHAPPTKVHTQVDYIHCLVPDLKEITACSFYWGKMDRYEAERLLDNKPEGTFLLRDSAQEEHLFSVSFRKYGRSLHARIEHYEHRFSFDSHDPAVFAAPTVTKLIEHYKDPACVMFFEPMLTAPLPRSQPFSLQQLARAVIVSHTSYDGVEGLPLPGRLRQYLKEYHYRQRVRVRRLEPDLYTAQH